In a genomic window of Thiosocius teredinicola:
- the sthA gene encoding Si-specific NAD(P)(+) transhydrogenase, protein MQEYDVVVIGSGPAGEGASMKLAKEGNRVAVVEMHDQVGGNCTHKGTIPSKALRHAIQLLADYRHHPLFEHTVGTMDVSWPQLLKTADEVIAKQVSMRHRFYGRNFVDVIHGRARFLDANCIEIERPSGNALRVRAKHFVVATGSRPYRPPNLDFTDPRILDSDTVLELTHTPRRVTIFGAGVIGCEYASIFANLDVKVTLINTRDSLLSFLDDEITDALSYHLRDQGVVIVHNESIDKVQSTDAGVVVRCKSGREVRSDVLFWANGRSGNTEDMGLAEVGVEINQRGQIEVDETFRTAVENIYAIGDVIGPPALASASYDQGRFVGHLIADGSCDWQLLGEFPTGIYTSPEISSVGKTEKELTEQNIPYEVGRADFKNLARAQIAGRRVGMLKILFHRDTLELLGIHCFGEQASEIVHIGQAIMSQKGEANSINYFIGTTFNYPTMAEAYRVAALYGRNRIS, encoded by the coding sequence ATGCAGGAATACGACGTCGTCGTCATCGGTAGCGGTCCTGCCGGCGAGGGCGCCAGCATGAAACTGGCGAAGGAAGGCAATCGTGTCGCCGTCGTCGAGATGCACGACCAGGTCGGTGGGAACTGCACACACAAGGGCACGATTCCCAGCAAGGCCTTGCGCCATGCCATCCAGTTGTTGGCGGATTACCGCCACCATCCCTTGTTCGAACATACCGTCGGCACGATGGATGTCTCCTGGCCGCAACTGCTCAAGACCGCCGATGAGGTCATCGCCAAGCAGGTCAGCATGCGGCACCGCTTCTACGGCAGAAACTTCGTCGACGTGATCCATGGCCGGGCACGCTTTCTGGATGCCAATTGCATCGAGATCGAAAGGCCGTCGGGCAATGCGCTGCGCGTGCGTGCTAAGCACTTCGTCGTCGCCACCGGCTCGCGCCCGTATCGGCCGCCGAACCTGGATTTCACCGACCCGCGCATTCTCGATAGCGATACCGTACTGGAGCTGACGCATACCCCGCGGCGGGTCACCATCTTCGGCGCCGGCGTGATCGGCTGTGAGTACGCGTCGATCTTCGCCAACCTCGATGTCAAGGTGACGCTGATCAATACGCGTGACAGTCTGTTGTCGTTCCTCGACGACGAGATCACCGATGCCTTGAGTTACCACTTGCGCGATCAGGGCGTCGTGATCGTGCATAACGAATCGATCGACAAGGTCCAATCGACCGATGCGGGTGTGGTCGTGCGCTGCAAGTCGGGCAGGGAGGTGCGCTCGGATGTGCTGTTCTGGGCCAACGGGCGCAGCGGCAACACCGAAGACATGGGGCTGGCCGAGGTTGGGGTGGAGATCAATCAACGTGGCCAGATCGAGGTCGACGAGACCTTCCGCACCGCGGTCGAGAACATTTATGCGATCGGCGATGTGATCGGTCCGCCGGCGTTGGCCAGTGCGAGCTATGACCAGGGGCGTTTCGTCGGTCACCTGATCGCCGACGGCAGTTGCGACTGGCAGCTGCTGGGCGAGTTTCCGACAGGCATCTACACCAGTCCCGAGATCAGTTCGGTCGGCAAGACCGAAAAAGAGCTGACGGAGCAGAACATTCCTTACGAGGTCGGTCGGGCCGACTTCAAGAACCTGGCGCGTGCGCAGATCGCCGGGCGCCGGGTGGGCATGCTGAAGATTCTATTTCACCGCGACACGCTCGAACTGCTCGGCATCCACTGCTTTGGTGAACAGGCTTCGGAGATCGTGCATATCGGCCAGGCCATCATGTCGCAGAAGGGCGAGGCCAATTCGATCAACTATTTCATCGGCACGACATTCAACTACCCGACGATGGCCGAGGCCTACCGCGTGGCGGCGCTCTACGGCCGCAATCGCATCAGTTGA
- the lexA gene encoding transcriptional repressor LexA: MVPPTLTRRQQEIFDYLREHLDEFAHPPTLDELCDALGLKSRGSLHKQIQALIEAGLVEPMNNLRRGIRLVEDDEPVVGADNDALPLYGYIAAGRPIEAISNPETIEVPPQLRTPNPCYVLEVRGDSMIEEGIFDGDWVVIEHRDQARNGEIVVALVDGEEATLKRLEKGSNEVVLHPANASLSPMHFSPERVQIQGVLVGQMRRYH, translated from the coding sequence ATGGTCCCCCCGACATTGACGCGGCGCCAGCAGGAAATCTTCGACTACCTGCGCGAACACCTCGACGAGTTTGCCCACCCGCCGACGCTCGACGAGCTGTGCGATGCACTCGGGCTCAAGTCGCGAGGATCGCTGCACAAACAGATCCAAGCGCTGATCGAGGCCGGTCTGGTCGAACCGATGAACAACCTGCGCCGCGGCATCCGCCTGGTGGAAGACGACGAGCCGGTGGTCGGCGCCGACAACGACGCCCTGCCCCTGTACGGCTACATCGCCGCCGGCCGACCGATCGAGGCCATCAGCAATCCCGAAACGATCGAGGTGCCGCCGCAGCTACGCACGCCCAACCCCTGCTATGTGCTCGAGGTGCGCGGCGACTCGATGATCGAAGAAGGCATCTTCGACGGCGACTGGGTGGTGATCGAACACCGCGATCAGGCGCGTAACGGCGAGATCGTCGTGGCCCTGGTCGATGGCGAAGAGGCGACCTTGAAACGTCTGGAGAAAGGTTCAAACGAAGTGGTGCTGCATCCGGCCAACGCGAGCCTGTCGCCGATGCATTTTTCACCCGAGCGGGTGCAGATTCAGGGAGTGCTGGTCGGTCAGATGCGGCGCTATCACTGA
- the hspQ gene encoding heat shock protein HspQ, giving the protein MTANPKFFVGQIVHHNRFNYRGVIVDVDADFQGSESWYEHVARSRPPKDKPWYRILVDGSEHETYVAERNLAAAPDMAPVSHPAVETMFKGFKDGIYFPQKH; this is encoded by the coding sequence ATGACGGCGAATCCTAAATTTTTTGTCGGACAGATCGTCCACCACAACCGCTTCAACTACCGTGGCGTGATTGTCGACGTCGACGCCGATTTCCAGGGTTCGGAATCCTGGTACGAGCACGTTGCGCGCTCGCGTCCGCCGAAAGACAAGCCCTGGTATCGCATCCTGGTCGACGGCAGTGAACACGAAACCTACGTCGCCGAGCGTAACCTCGCCGCGGCCCCGGACATGGCACCCGTGTCGCACCCGGCGGTTGAAACGATGTTCAAGGGTTTCAAAGACGGCATCTACTTTCCGCAGAAACACTAA
- a CDS encoding STAS domain-containing protein, translated as MSKVSYSNSKDGHTISIDGDFVFELNRTFRSTYQQVPANQPVVVDLSKTPYIDSAGLGMLVRLHEHAGGKSGAVTIVGANEMLKKIFEVAKFDRMFTIK; from the coding sequence ATGTCGAAAGTTTCTTACTCGAACAGCAAAGACGGACATACCATCTCGATCGACGGCGACTTCGTCTTCGAACTTAACCGCACCTTTCGCTCCACCTACCAACAGGTCCCTGCCAACCAACCGGTGGTAGTCGATCTCTCAAAAACGCCTTACATCGACAGCGCCGGACTCGGCATGCTGGTTCGCCTGCATGAACATGCCGGCGGCAAGAGCGGCGCGGTCACCATCGTCGGCGCCAACGAGATGCTGAAGAAAATCTTCGAGGTCGCGAAATTCGATCGCATGTTCACGATCAAGTGA
- a CDS encoding acetyl-CoA C-acetyltransferase: MSKDVVIVAAARTAIGSFGGSLAGVPAHRLGATVVKNLLERTGLKSDQIDEVILGQVLTAGSGQNPARQTVIEAGLSQETPAMTINKVCGSGLKAVHLAFQAVQCGDADIVIAGGQENMSASPHVLPSSRNGKMMGDWAMTDTMIKDGLWCAFNDCHMGITAENIAEKYSFTRAEQDLFAAESQNRTEKAQAAGNFDAEIVPVEIPQRKGDPVVFAKDEFPRAGTTAEKLGGLRPAFKKDGTVTAGNASGINDGAAAVVVMSAEKAAELGLKPLVRIVSFSSAGVDPAIMGTGPIPATQKCLEKAGWSVGDLDLVEANEAFAAQAMSVNKELGWDTAKVNVSGGAISIGHPIGASGARVLVTLLHGMQREQAKKGLATLCIGGGQGVAMAVESVE, encoded by the coding sequence ATGAGCAAAGATGTCGTTATCGTCGCCGCCGCGCGCACCGCAATCGGTTCTTTCGGCGGCAGCCTGGCGGGCGTTCCCGCACACCGCCTGGGCGCCACCGTGGTCAAAAACCTGCTGGAACGCACCGGTCTCAAATCGGACCAGATCGACGAGGTCATTCTGGGCCAGGTGCTGACCGCCGGTAGCGGCCAGAACCCCGCGCGCCAAACGGTCATCGAGGCAGGCCTGTCGCAGGAAACGCCGGCCATGACCATCAACAAGGTTTGCGGAAGTGGCCTCAAAGCCGTGCACCTCGCCTTCCAGGCCGTGCAGTGCGGTGACGCAGACATCGTGATCGCTGGTGGCCAGGAAAACATGAGCGCCTCGCCGCACGTACTGCCCTCGTCGCGCAACGGCAAGATGATGGGTGACTGGGCCATGACCGACACCATGATCAAAGACGGTCTGTGGTGCGCGTTCAACGACTGCCACATGGGCATCACCGCCGAGAACATCGCCGAGAAGTACAGCTTCACCCGTGCCGAGCAGGATCTGTTCGCCGCCGAATCGCAGAACCGTACCGAGAAGGCCCAGGCGGCCGGTAACTTCGATGCCGAGATCGTGCCGGTCGAGATCCCGCAGCGCAAAGGCGATCCGGTAGTTTTCGCCAAGGACGAATTCCCACGCGCCGGCACCACTGCAGAGAAACTCGGCGGCCTGCGTCCTGCGTTCAAGAAAGACGGCACCGTAACCGCCGGCAACGCCTCGGGCATCAACGATGGGGCGGCCGCTGTTGTGGTCATGTCGGCGGAAAAGGCCGCCGAGCTGGGTCTGAAGCCGCTGGTCAGAATCGTGTCCTTCTCCAGCGCCGGCGTCGATCCGGCGATCATGGGCACCGGCCCGATCCCGGCCACCCAGAAATGCCTGGAAAAGGCCGGCTGGTCGGTCGGCGATCTGGATCTGGTCGAAGCCAACGAGGCCTTTGCCGCCCAGGCGATGTCGGTCAACAAGGAACTGGGCTGGGATACCGCCAAGGTCAACGTCTCCGGCGGCGCCATCTCGATTGGTCACCCTATCGGCGCATCCGGTGCGCGCGTACTCGTCACTCTCCTCCACGGCATGCAGCGTGAACAGGCCAAAAAAGGTTTGGCTACACTCTGTATTGGCGGCGGTCAAGGCGTCGCCATGGCCGTAGAGAGCGTGGAGTGA
- the phaE gene encoding class III poly(R)-hydroxyalkanoic acid synthase subunit PhaE, whose translation MSTNPNFWNESVLKDWAETQRKYWETWNDFAKNSGMGLGMGSTPNNPFAGMNPFAANAFAQNPFAANAFAQNPFAQNPFAQNAFSVNPFANAANSNPFIGALEQWWSSLKPGVEGDLSSVAQRFYDMGKSFMSMAEGAFSASSDDQPEAAMQFWMSSMQAMLQQWITQIQNNIDIATPDLPGISGTALSSWAQLADSVAPWLNMSQSYLKDVAEGHLPGGVEMPGIGAAQEQFCRALSMPGLGYNREQQERLQQLARHLLAYHDSLRAYKLAFAKTALASLESVQNGWRELHEKGEKIESLRALYDMWVDASEEAYADFAMSDEYQVVYGDLVNALMRVRQDMNHLAEQQYELMNLPTRTEMDTVQRRQQEHRRDKRHLEKEIAELRAQIEKLSKGSAAGGSRAASAKAKPKAKAPAQDSLPIEDSEDDLTQIKGIGPKMAEKLYEQGIKNFARLAEINTKFAEELDETLKAQGRILREDWIGQAKKLLG comes from the coding sequence ATGAGTACCAATCCGAATTTCTGGAACGAGTCAGTGCTGAAAGACTGGGCAGAAACCCAGCGCAAATACTGGGAAACCTGGAACGACTTTGCCAAAAACAGCGGTATGGGCCTCGGCATGGGCAGTACGCCGAACAACCCGTTTGCCGGCATGAATCCGTTCGCCGCCAATGCCTTCGCGCAAAACCCGTTTGCCGCCAATGCATTCGCCCAGAATCCATTCGCGCAAAATCCGTTCGCGCAGAACGCATTCAGCGTCAACCCGTTTGCCAACGCCGCCAACAGTAACCCTTTCATCGGGGCACTGGAACAGTGGTGGTCGAGTCTGAAACCCGGCGTCGAGGGCGACCTCAGCTCGGTTGCGCAGCGTTTCTACGATATGGGCAAGTCTTTCATGTCGATGGCCGAGGGCGCGTTTTCGGCATCGTCGGATGATCAGCCGGAAGCGGCCATGCAGTTCTGGATGTCGTCGATGCAGGCGATGCTGCAGCAGTGGATCACCCAGATACAGAACAACATTGATATCGCGACACCTGATCTGCCGGGTATCAGCGGCACCGCACTGAGCAGCTGGGCGCAGCTTGCCGATTCGGTTGCGCCCTGGCTCAACATGTCGCAGAGCTACCTCAAGGATGTCGCCGAAGGCCACCTGCCGGGCGGTGTCGAGATGCCGGGTATCGGTGCGGCGCAGGAGCAGTTCTGCCGCGCGCTGTCGATGCCGGGCCTGGGTTACAACCGCGAGCAGCAGGAGCGTCTGCAGCAGCTGGCGCGTCACCTCCTGGCTTATCACGACTCGCTGCGCGCCTATAAGCTGGCGTTCGCCAAGACGGCGCTGGCCTCGCTCGAGTCGGTGCAGAACGGCTGGCGCGAACTGCACGAGAAAGGCGAGAAGATCGAGAGCCTGCGTGCCCTGTACGACATGTGGGTCGACGCCAGCGAAGAGGCTTACGCCGATTTCGCGATGAGCGACGAGTACCAGGTGGTCTACGGCGATCTGGTCAACGCCCTGATGCGCGTTCGCCAGGATATGAACCACCTCGCCGAACAGCAGTACGAGCTGATGAACCTGCCGACGCGCACCGAGATGGATACCGTGCAGCGTCGCCAGCAGGAGCATCGCCGCGACAAGCGCCACCTGGAAAAAGAGATTGCCGAGTTGCGCGCCCAGATCGAGAAACTGAGCAAGGGCAGTGCGGCCGGCGGCAGCCGCGCTGCATCGGCCAAAGCCAAGCCGAAGGCCAAGGCGCCGGCACAGGACAGCCTGCCGATCGAAGACTCGGAAGACGACCTGACCCAAATCAAGGGCATCGGTCCGAAGATGGCCGAGAAGCTGTACGAGCAGGGCATCAAGAACTTCGCGCGGCTGGCGGAGATCAACACCAAGTTTGCCGAAGAGCTCGATGAAACGCTCAAGGCGCAGGGACGTATTCTGCGCGAAGACTGGATCGGGCAGGCCAAGAAACTGCTGGGTTAA
- the phbB gene encoding acetoacetyl-CoA reductase: protein MHELKDKVALITGGTGGIGTAICQRLAAAGARIATTYRNQEKAEAWAAEQDYDPVLIACDVGDYDDCAKMKTQLDDALGNVDIVINNAGITRDASFKKTSVEHWRAVINADLDSVFNVCHQFVNGMAERGWGRVVNVSSINGQKGCFGQTNYCAAKAGMHGFTMALAQEVARKGVTVNTVSPGYIATDMVMAVREDVREQIIAQIPVGRLGRPEEIAGLIAFLVSDDAGFITGANLAANGGQHMQ, encoded by the coding sequence ATGCATGAGTTAAAAGATAAGGTAGCACTAATAACCGGTGGAACAGGTGGTATCGGCACGGCGATCTGTCAACGATTGGCAGCCGCCGGTGCCCGTATCGCCACCACCTACAGAAACCAGGAAAAGGCCGAGGCCTGGGCCGCCGAGCAGGATTACGATCCGGTCCTGATCGCTTGTGACGTCGGTGATTACGACGATTGCGCAAAGATGAAAACCCAGTTGGATGACGCGCTGGGCAACGTCGACATCGTGATCAACAATGCCGGGATCACACGCGACGCGTCGTTTAAGAAGACCTCTGTCGAACACTGGCGTGCGGTAATCAACGCCGACCTCGACAGCGTGTTCAACGTCTGCCACCAGTTCGTTAACGGCATGGCCGAACGCGGCTGGGGACGGGTGGTCAACGTGTCGTCGATCAACGGGCAGAAAGGCTGTTTCGGCCAGACCAACTACTGTGCCGCCAAGGCGGGCATGCACGGTTTCACCATGGCGCTGGCGCAGGAAGTGGCGCGCAAGGGCGTGACCGTTAACACGGTATCGCCCGGCTACATCGCCACCGACATGGTCATGGCCGTTCGCGAAGATGTACGCGAGCAGATCATTGCCCAGATCCCGGTAGGACGGCTCGGCCGGCCGGAAGAGATCGCCGGGCTGATCGCCTTCTTAGTGTCCGACGATGCCGGCTTCATCACCGGTGCCAATCTGGCCGCCAACGGCGGTCAACATATGCAGTGA
- a CDS encoding DEAD/DEAH box helicase: MSALPSPLPAVEADPVDRLTERLKSRYKDRICAELTLPAKAAQQCPLPESLDARLRAALASRGITQLYSHQAEAWAHAEQGRHFVVVTPTASGKTLCYNLPVLQTVANGQGKALYLFPTKALAQDQVAELLALNQAGDLGVRAYTFDGDTPGDARKAVRTRGDIVVSNPDMLHQAILPHHTKWAQFFENLKYVVIDEMHTYRGVFGSHVANLFRRLKRILAFYGAKPQFVFCSATIANPVELAERLLGEPVSAVTRSGAPQGERRLLLWNPPVINPDLGIRASARSQTNRIARYATRSGLKSIVFARSRLMVEVLTKYLKDVFDKDPRRTPRVFAYRGGYLPTQRRETEKRLRDGSIDCVISTSALELGVDIGSLDVCVLNGYPGSIAATWQRLGRAGRRNRTSLGVMVAGSEPLDQYIVRNPDFFLGASPEHARIDPDQLLVLLDHIRCAAFELPFKPGEDFGTQASLSEFLQYLADQGVLHHEGDTWYWVTDAYPANSVSLRSVAEGNFLVIDQEHDGRQIIAEVDYHSAPDTLYEGAIYMVQAAPYQVESLDWEGRKAYVRPTRADYYTDAVVYTRLKILERFAEAALAKARVAHGEVHLVRRFAGYKKIRYYTHENIGYGNINLPDQEMHTTAVWWEIKPGELEAALPSRQMALDGFLGAAYAMHHVAALQSMSEASDLGRAVGDGDGRWFATQGANGRGQMRDVSGDEVAPDFQGQFRPAVFLYDNHPGGIGLSEPLYQRQAGIVSGAHDMVLACDCRFGCPACVGPVLASDEERGYSPKALALTVLDLLRGDATGERPS, from the coding sequence ATGTCGGCATTGCCATCGCCGTTACCTGCCGTTGAAGCCGATCCGGTCGACCGCCTGACCGAGCGCCTGAAGTCGCGCTACAAGGACCGCATCTGCGCCGAGCTGACCTTGCCGGCCAAGGCGGCACAGCAATGCCCGTTGCCGGAGTCGCTCGACGCGCGCCTGCGTGCGGCGCTCGCAAGCCGCGGCATCACCCAACTGTATTCGCATCAGGCCGAGGCCTGGGCGCATGCCGAGCAGGGGCGGCATTTCGTGGTAGTAACACCGACCGCGTCGGGCAAGACGCTGTGCTACAACCTGCCGGTGCTGCAGACGGTAGCCAACGGCCAGGGCAAGGCGCTGTATCTTTTTCCGACCAAGGCGTTGGCGCAGGATCAGGTCGCCGAGTTGTTGGCGCTGAACCAGGCGGGCGACCTGGGTGTGCGCGCTTATACCTTCGACGGCGATACGCCGGGCGATGCGCGCAAGGCGGTGCGCACGCGCGGCGACATCGTCGTCAGCAACCCGGATATGCTGCACCAGGCGATCCTGCCGCATCACACCAAGTGGGCGCAGTTCTTCGAGAACCTCAAGTACGTCGTGATCGACGAGATGCACACCTACCGTGGGGTGTTCGGCAGTCATGTCGCCAACCTGTTCCGCCGTCTGAAACGCATCCTGGCGTTCTATGGTGCAAAACCACAGTTCGTGTTCTGCTCGGCGACCATCGCCAATCCCGTCGAACTGGCCGAACGACTGCTGGGCGAGCCGGTGTCTGCGGTCACACGCAGCGGTGCACCGCAGGGCGAGCGTCGCCTGTTGTTGTGGAATCCGCCGGTGATCAATCCCGATCTCGGCATCCGCGCGTCGGCGCGTTCACAGACCAACCGCATCGCGCGCTATGCCACGCGCAGTGGGCTCAAGAGCATCGTGTTTGCGCGCTCGCGCTTGATGGTCGAGGTGCTCACCAAGTACCTCAAGGACGTGTTCGATAAAGACCCACGGCGCACGCCACGCGTGTTTGCCTACCGTGGCGGTTACCTGCCGACGCAACGTCGTGAGACCGAGAAGCGATTGCGCGACGGCAGCATCGATTGCGTGATCAGTACCTCGGCGCTGGAACTCGGTGTCGATATCGGCAGCCTGGATGTGTGTGTGCTGAACGGCTACCCGGGTAGTATCGCCGCGACCTGGCAACGCCTGGGGCGGGCGGGGCGGCGCAATCGCACGTCGCTCGGTGTCATGGTCGCCGGCAGCGAGCCACTCGATCAGTACATCGTGCGCAACCCCGACTTTTTTCTCGGCGCCTCGCCCGAGCATGCCCGCATCGACCCGGACCAACTGCTGGTGCTGCTCGATCACATCCGCTGTGCGGCGTTCGAACTGCCGTTCAAGCCCGGTGAAGACTTCGGCACGCAGGCGTCTTTGAGCGAGTTTCTGCAGTACCTCGCCGATCAGGGCGTGCTGCATCACGAGGGGGATACCTGGTACTGGGTAACCGACGCCTATCCGGCCAACTCGGTGTCGCTGCGCTCGGTGGCCGAGGGTAACTTTCTGGTGATCGACCAGGAACACGACGGACGCCAGATTATCGCCGAGGTCGACTATCACTCGGCGCCCGATACCTTGTACGAAGGTGCGATCTACATGGTGCAGGCCGCGCCGTACCAGGTGGAGTCGCTCGACTGGGAAGGTCGCAAGGCCTATGTGCGGCCGACACGCGCCGACTACTACACCGATGCCGTCGTCTACACGCGGCTGAAGATCCTTGAACGTTTTGCCGAGGCCGCCCTGGCGAAGGCGCGCGTCGCGCACGGCGAGGTGCATCTGGTGCGGCGCTTCGCCGGCTACAAGAAGATTCGCTATTACACCCATGAAAACATCGGCTACGGCAACATCAATCTGCCGGACCAGGAGATGCACACGACCGCCGTCTGGTGGGAGATCAAGCCGGGCGAGCTCGAAGCTGCGCTGCCGTCGCGCCAGATGGCGCTGGACGGCTTTCTCGGTGCGGCCTATGCGATGCATCACGTTGCTGCTTTGCAGTCGATGAGCGAGGCGAGTGACCTCGGGCGTGCGGTCGGTGACGGTGACGGCCGCTGGTTTGCGACGCAGGGCGCCAACGGCCGTGGCCAGATGCGCGATGTGTCGGGTGACGAAGTGGCGCCGGACTTCCAGGGCCAGTTCAGGCCGGCCGTGTTTCTGTACGACAACCACCCGGGTGGCATCGGCTTGTCGGAGCCGTTGTATCAGCGTCAGGCCGGGATCGTGAGCGGTGCGCACGACATGGTGCTCGCCTGCGACTGCCGCTTCGGTTGTCCGGCGTGTGTCGGCCCGGTGCTGGCCAGTGACGAAGAGCGCGGCTACTCGCCCAAGGCCCTGGCGTTGACCGTGCTCGATCTGTTGCGCGGCGATGCAACGGGCGAGCGTCCGTCGTGA
- the phaR gene encoding polyhydroxyalkanoate synthesis repressor PhaR translates to MPAERLIKKYPNRRLYDTTESRYITLDEVRQMVLQEIPFKVVDRQSDEDITRNILLQIIMEQESGGEPLFSADVLSRFIRNYGEAAQSGFAEYLDTSLRFFSEQQKNIQEQMGKALEGTPMDYWMKLGEQNMKIWGDMLSASTTRKKES, encoded by the coding sequence ATGCCTGCTGAACGGCTGATAAAAAAGTATCCCAACCGTCGTCTCTACGACACGACAGAGAGTCGTTACATCACCTTGGATGAAGTCCGGCAGATGGTATTGCAGGAGATCCCCTTCAAGGTGGTCGATCGACAAAGCGACGAAGACATCACCCGCAACATCCTGTTGCAGATCATCATGGAACAGGAATCCGGCGGCGAGCCGCTGTTTTCGGCGGACGTGCTGTCACGCTTCATTCGCAACTACGGCGAGGCGGCGCAAAGCGGTTTTGCCGAGTATCTCGACACCAGTCTGCGTTTCTTCAGCGAACAGCAGAAGAACATTCAGGAACAGATGGGCAAGGCGCTCGAAGGCACGCCCATGGACTACTGGATGAAACTGGGCGAGCAGAATATGAAGATCTGGGGAGACATGCTGAGCGCCTCGACGACGCGCAAAAAAGAATCCTGA
- a CDS encoding ribonuclease H-like domain-containing protein has translation MSLAGKLDRLRGQAPPRAAMSVADRLQHTVRSRGTAQQCKSSANLATALSADIEIDGVVVHSATRSMCCDPHDLPLTALPEVAHLRDPNWVYIDTETTGLSGGVGNLAFMVGMARYNEDGTLALRQFTLANMAGESRLLCELSDWLGEDPVLVSYNGKCFDIPLLAARLRLHRVDDVLSGAAHLDLMYTVRRAYRLHWPDCRLQTAERELLDLHRLNDLPGAEAPVAWRAWLQRGATRQLAQTLAHNFQDVLSLAQLHRRLLADYNGSKRTGVDYASIGRTWDDAGYPQLALQVWEGAADQLDERGQLWKARRYRRQGDWRRAVAVWSTLSADGNAEAALELSKYYEHRRRDLHAAMHYAVQCETHERQTRCARLRAKLEPARRQLPLIAV, from the coding sequence GTGAGTCTCGCCGGCAAACTCGACCGCTTGCGCGGGCAGGCGCCACCTCGGGCAGCGATGTCGGTTGCCGATCGTTTGCAGCACACCGTGCGCTCGCGCGGCACAGCGCAACAATGTAAATCCTCGGCGAACCTTGCGACGGCGTTGTCGGCCGATATCGAGATCGACGGTGTCGTCGTTCACAGCGCCACACGGTCGATGTGTTGCGATCCGCACGACCTGCCGCTGACGGCGCTGCCCGAGGTCGCGCACCTGCGCGATCCGAACTGGGTATACATCGATACGGAAACCACCGGCCTGTCCGGCGGTGTCGGCAACCTGGCCTTCATGGTCGGCATGGCGCGCTACAACGAAGATGGCACATTGGCCCTGCGTCAGTTCACGCTGGCCAACATGGCCGGTGAGTCGCGCCTGTTGTGCGAGCTGAGTGACTGGTTGGGCGAAGACCCGGTATTGGTCAGCTACAACGGCAAGTGCTTCGACATTCCGCTGTTGGCGGCGCGCCTGCGGCTGCATCGTGTCGATGACGTGTTGAGTGGTGCTGCCCATCTCGACCTGATGTACACGGTACGCCGCGCCTATCGATTGCACTGGCCCGATTGCCGCTTGCAGACCGCCGAACGTGAACTGCTCGATCTGCACCGGCTGAACGACCTGCCGGGTGCCGAGGCACCGGTGGCATGGCGTGCCTGGCTACAACGGGGCGCGACGCGGCAACTGGCGCAGACGCTGGCGCATAACTTTCAAGATGTGCTGTCGCTGGCACAGCTGCACCGCCGCCTGCTGGCCGATTACAACGGCAGCAAACGCACCGGCGTTGATTATGCCTCGATCGGTCGCACCTGGGATGACGCGGGCTACCCACAGCTGGCACTGCAGGTGTGGGAGGGCGCGGCGGACCAGCTCGATGAACGCGGGCAGCTATGGAAGGCCCGACGCTATCGACGCCAAGGCGATTGGCGACGCGCGGTCGCGGTGTGGTCGACGTTGTCGGCAGACGGCAATGCCGAGGCGGCGCTCGAACTCAGCAAATACTACGAACATCGCCGGCGCGATCTGCATGCCGCGATGCATTATGCGGTGCAGTGCGAGACCCATGAACGTCAGACACGCTGTGCAAGGCTGCGCGCCAAGCTCGAACCGGCGCGCCGTCAGCTGCCGCTAATTGCCGTCTGA